One genomic window of Equus caballus isolate H_3958 breed thoroughbred chromosome 6, TB-T2T, whole genome shotgun sequence includes the following:
- the MUCL1 gene encoding mucin-like protein 1, translated as MKLLAFLVLVAVSTFLVSGQNATDAPSDTSSAASTAAVTTAPASTTSAASTTAATTRKNFLSGSIFDQIRKILGK; from the exons ATGAAGCTCCTGGCGTTCCTGGTCCTGGTGGCCGTTTCCACCTTCCTGGTCTCTGGCC agaATGCAACGGATGCTCCCTCTGACACCTCTTCTG CTGCCTCCACTGCTGCCGTGACCACTGCCCCTGCTTCCACGACCTCTGCCGCCAGCACCACTGCTGCTACTACCAGGAAGAACTTTCTTTCAGGGA gtaTATTCGATCAGATAAGGAAAATCCTGggaaaatga